In the genome of Pontibacillus halophilus JSM 076056 = DSM 19796, one region contains:
- the hemC gene encoding hydroxymethylbilane synthase: protein MRKIVIGTRKSKLALTQTNWVIEKLKEEGLPFEFETKKIVTTGDKIQNVTLSRIGGKALFVKEIEAAMYNNEIDLAVHSMKDMPSEPPEGLTIGSVPIREDHRDAYIGQNSVPFHELPEGAVVGTSSLRRAAQIRAIRPDITIRSIRGNIDTRLRKLEEEDYDAIILATAGLKRMGWSDDVITEYLEPEVMVPAVGQGALALQCREGDEEVMELIQRLNHDYTYRTVMAERSFLQRLNGGCESPIGAYAYLQGDDIVLTGLVSTADGTTVLKEVVTGTDSHAVGLEAADKILARGGAEIIEASKEETNE from the coding sequence ATGAGGAAAATTGTAATTGGAACACGTAAGAGTAAACTGGCATTGACTCAAACAAATTGGGTAATCGAAAAGTTGAAAGAAGAAGGTCTACCGTTCGAATTCGAAACGAAAAAGATTGTTACAACAGGGGATAAAATTCAGAACGTTACGCTTTCCCGTATCGGTGGAAAAGCGCTATTCGTTAAAGAGATTGAAGCTGCCATGTACAACAATGAAATTGACCTTGCTGTACATAGTATGAAAGATATGCCTTCAGAACCGCCAGAAGGACTAACAATTGGGAGTGTTCCAATTCGTGAAGACCACCGTGATGCTTACATTGGTCAGAACAGCGTCCCGTTCCATGAACTTCCTGAGGGTGCTGTTGTTGGAACAAGTAGCTTGCGCCGTGCAGCTCAAATTCGAGCGATTCGTCCTGACATTACAATTCGGTCGATTCGCGGTAACATAGACACTCGACTTCGAAAGCTTGAAGAAGAGGATTATGACGCAATTATACTTGCGACAGCCGGATTGAAGCGCATGGGTTGGTCCGATGATGTGATTACTGAATACTTGGAACCAGAGGTTATGGTGCCAGCAGTCGGGCAAGGCGCGTTAGCGCTCCAGTGTCGTGAAGGCGATGAAGAAGTGATGGAGCTTATCCAACGATTAAACCATGACTATACGTACCGGACGGTTATGGCAGAACGCTCCTTCTTGCAACGCTTGAACGGCGGATGTGAATCTCCAATCGGTGCATATGCTTACCTTCAGGGTGATGACATTGTGTTGACGGGGCTTGTGTCCACAGCAGATGGTACTACTGTGCTGAAAGAAGTAGTAACAGGAACAGATTCTCATGCGGTTGGTTTAGAAGCAGCAGATAAAATCTTAGCACGAGGTGGAGCTGAGATCATCGAAGCTTCTAAAGAGGAAACGAATGAGTAA